AACTGAGGATTTATTGTAAGAAAATTACTACGTcgtaagaaaatataaacctCAAACTAGAAAATTAGTAATTAGACCAAATTAATATGAACTAATGTTTATATAGAAACTAGTTAGTTTCAATTGTTAGAGATTTTTTGTTGTCTGAAACTCACAAATTAATTATTACACAGCAGCGAACAAAAGGGCACACGATAATATTAAAGTTAACAAAAGGCTCTAACTACTATATAGCTTTCATCTAACGACTACTTACGTTTTTACAGCGTCCAAAAAGTTAATCCGgtaaaaaacaaatcttaaaaaagttttttaacaGCTtcgtctctcttcttcttcgatctCCGTCTGACCTCGAGACGACGAACATAACGGCGACGTCGGCAAAGAAGATACGGCGGTTGAGTAACGAGCCGAGTCAGACACCGACGACGCTCCGGCTCCGGCTCCGGAGTCAGAGAGCCCCGAGAGGAGATCGACGAATGCGCTCACGATCACGCCGTGGCTCCTCTTCCCGTTCATCCTCAAGTACCACGCGAGCATCGCCTCCAAGCTCCGCCAATCCTTCGCCAGCTCGCCGTGGCTCCTCACCATCTCCTCCATCGATCGCCGGAAATCTCCGTACGGATCGTCGGACTCCATCGCCACCGGGACGCTGATGTCCTCGATCGGCGGCGTGTAGATACTACTACAATCCCGATCCTCCGATATAACCGCCGCCGCGGCCTTGGATTTCGAATCGCATTCCGATTTCGATTTCTCGAGGATCGAGCAGGTGACTCCCGGATCGAAGAACAGCCGCTCCGATCTAACGACTCCTCTAACAACCATCTCCAACGATTCAGCGTCGAGGTCTTGATCCGACTCGGTTGAGTGACTCGCCGTCTCGGACGAGTTCGTGAACCACGACTCAGGCCTTTCGGCTTCTAAcacatctcctcctcctccgccattGTTGTCGAAGAAGACAGAGTTAACAGTCTTGATCATGTCGTCGCCGACTCGGAACGAAAGAGTCTTGGCATTGTAGCAGAGAGGAACCGCCAGTAATCCACCGGAGACGCCTctgaagagagaagagagcttcatcatcttcttcttccccattgtTGAACTCAGCTTTCTTTTTTTGAGAGAGAGTTTGCAATTAATGGAAGGGGAAAGAGTTTGGAGGGAGATTGATATAAGGTGTGAGAGCTGGTGGGGTCAGCTCATGtgtctatttaattttttttctgttattattctttctatttaaatataatatatgttgatttttttttataaaactgtcTAAAGTCTAACATAATTGATCAAATGTGATCAAAATAGTTAACAGTATTATATCATTTTCTCACATAgcgatattttataaaaatattttactagtTTTGGAACATTCAGTAACGTGTGGTGAAACAACTTTTTCACATATGATTTATACACACATTATTAGCTCCTTTTGGTTGTTGGAGAGGTGAACTTGAAGTAACTAACTGAAAAAGATCATACAAACACTGGTAATGGATTTAtctgaatttgaatttaaatttggCAATGCTATTATACTTCTGAACACGTCCTTGTTATAAGTTAGTAACACATCAGAAGCATTCAATCTAGTTGAAGACAAGGGAAATTAAATGTTAGTCCCGAGCCAATGGCAAGGCACTGTGCAGAACACAAAGCATTAAAAACGATTGCTTACAAGAAAATGTTGCAGAAAACAAATCCCAATAACATAAAAAGATactagtatttttatattactGTGTAAAAGGTTGATTGACGGTACTACATTCTTGTCCATTGGCTCGTCATGTCAAATCTTCTTCTCAGTAATTATATCTCTACTTACCACTCTTGGATGATATTTAATACTTGAGTTTTTGTAGGtttcttaaatataaaagtCGTATTTAACATCCAAATTTTAGATTTCACGTTTGTAAAAACCCTTTGGTAAAAACTGCAGTCAGTCAGTTTGACTTTTCCACATGCTATATTGAGTTATTGACAGACTCTATATTATAACCTCTGTTCTACGAATATTCACGggcgacattttttttttgctaaaatttggcCACGGTCAACATATTACATTTGTAATTtaccatataaatacatatacatatgtGCGTAAATGAGGTCTATATTGAATCGAATGACTGGTCGCAGCACATATCACTCTTATAGTACTTTGTTGAAGAATTAATCatgttaaatttgttgtaagAGTATGATTCATCAATGCTGTACATGAATGTAAGGGCGACGACAGTGTCCTTGAAGAATCAATAGTTTAGAGTTTCAGAGATATATAAACTGAAAATAGTAAAAGATTTAGGCAGAGCCAATATGATGTTCAAACCCATTGTTGTGAAATAAAGACATCAAGTGTTTACGTACCCATTTAACTTTATTTACCCGCATATTCATCATTTTGTCTTTTGTAGTTTTTCTGATTTCCATATAATTTGCGTAAGATATTGGATAAACTTTTTTTGGGATAAATATGGGAACATAAACAAAACGAGAGAGAACAAGAGAGTGCAAAACTCATGTGATGAATTAAATAGGGTACCGTTGAATCACGCATATATTAATTGTGTATTTTCTTCTGTTAGATCTCTATGGgataaatttacaaaatagaTTCTCCCTTGCTTCAAGTACATTAGAGTATTATTCACATTTTCGACAGCAATTGATTACTGTGTCTGATTTAACCTTTTTTGGCTTGTTCCCTTTGATTTGTTCTGttgaatatcaaaaaaaaagttcataacACACGAAATAATGATgctattcagaaaaaaaaagaattctgtAATATGCGATAAAGGGAATACTCTACAGTGTTCCAACGTTTTTTCTAATCTcataaaaaatttcgaaatctGTTTAgccataattaaaatttaaatcccCTATCCCTATTTCTGCTGTTgagaaaaaaacttatttgaATACTTTTACTCAAATTTATGAAACTGCCCTGTCTATAATTTAAtgaaatacataaaattaaagaaaaaaacaaatgaacaAATGTAACATCTTGGTCAAGCCTTTTTACCCGTTTGCTAAAGaccaatttttatataaacattttcgATATTTTCCAATAGtgtaaaaagtaataataaatgCCAATCACAATTGTAAGAGATTTTGGAAGTAACTTCTCAACAACTACAACGGTGATTGAagctatatatgtatatatttaaccCATCACCATCTAAAGTATTTTAAGGAATTCACCACATATACGGTTGATGTTGATATTGCtaagtattattttttattaactttattttctttgaaaaatactttttatGAACTTATAATTACTAAGTAGGATGATTTGATAAATGACCAAATATTTTCCTTAGTATTTTATTCACGAAGGAAGGATAATGAAGTAAACCAGCTGTTGGAATTATTAGAGATACGGTAGAGATTCCAATAGTCTGGTTCGTTAAATGTTgtgataaatttatttttgacaaTTCGGACACTAGAGACATCTTGCCTTCTACCTATTATCAAACGACTCATATGATTCAACGAGATATACTAATTCAAAACTAAAGTTTTGGTgaataattaatcaaatttagtatttttaagaTATGATTAGTTTTAAAAGAATAAGAGAAAGTACAATTATGGGCGACTTGATTCAAAATAAGATCATCAAGATTGCATGAAAAGAGCATTACTTGAAATCATCGAGCAACAGGCAAAGCCAGCAATGCATGGAACATGTACCCCGTTGACCCTTATGATTAGTTATTCAATTTTGTAAAAGTTAGCAACTAATCTATCATTATTCGACCCTACTATATGAGTTTATAATGCTAGATTAAAAACTACAACTAGATAGAAGCCTAGAACTAATATACAATTATCATGTCGCATAACTAATAATAACTCATTTTCTTGACAATAAAAAACTAATAGCTCATGGGTTTGTCTGGTGCAAATATTTGTTATATGCtttctatatataatagttacACAGTTATTATGCACTCGTACACACTCCACAAGTCATATGCATGAGCGCAAAGTGGAAACCTACTGATAATAGGTTCATCTCTAGAATGCACTAGCATGGACATATTGTTGCAAGGGatacatattaaaaattcaatagAGGATGACGGTGACATACTGACATTCCTTTTATCTCTCCTAACTTTCTCTCCCTCGAGCTCTCCACCTGCGTAACTTTCTCGCGGTGGATGGTCCATAGATCCGGTCACCGCGGGTCTCTTGATTCTCTCGTTTTTGATATCGCCTCTCTCCTTTGTTGTCTCCACCTCGTCTCTCCTCCTTGTTCGGTTGCTCTGGGTTCGATGGGGCTTCTCCGTCGGAACGAACTGAGAGCAAGGCGTCCTTGCTTCTCTCCGGAACACTGGCGAGGTGTGATGAGTTGAAGTTCACTCTGGAGCCTTTGGATCTGCTTGTAGTCACCGTCTGCGCTCGGATCTGGGTCAGATCTGAGATCTGAGACTCGCCGGAAACTGTGACGCGTCGCGACCGTCGCTTTTCCTGCCTTGTGTCTCCCTCCAGTCGTGTCTCTCTATTATGCTGATTCAAAGGTTTTGTAGAGCTCCTCCTCTCAGATCTGAGTGAAGGGTGGTTGTGAGGTGCACCACCGAGGACCTCTGTCCCTTAGGTTGAATGACGACAACCATGGCGTGACTCCAGAACCTGTATTTGTCCTCCTTTCTGCTCTCGATGCTGTTTCCTAGGGTTTTGAGGACAACCCTTGCGAAAATGTCTCCTGCATTGAGGTGGTATTCTCACTGGTTTTGGATTCGTCTGTTTCAAGGAGCTTTCACACTCCTTCTGCACTTCAATTCCCTACCTCCTAAGCTCCAGTTGCTAGCTTTTGTGTGGCTTGATATTTCTGCTGTATCCTTTGTGTCGCGTGGCCGGATGAGGAGCCAAAACGACCGTCTGCGCTTGACCGTAACTCAGGCTTCATCTTTAAACGGTGTCGATGTCAGGTTACACGTTAGCAAGTACTGAGGAAGCTTGAGTTTGTTCGTCGGCGTCCTCCTCCAAACGGAGCTCCGGGGCGGGAGCCAGCCGTTGCCGTCGATGCCTGCTTGGAGCCACTTCGGTGAGACCTGATTGAACTTATCTTGTGGCTTTACTCTTGTTGTCTCTGGTTGCTCCAGTAATATGAGAAGTGCTTGGGATTGGGAGATTAATTGTTTGTCTTTGTCCTAGATTATGTTATTAACTTCAAGCTTACCATTGTTGGTAAAGATTGAGCTTAATCTCTTTGTGGTTTAGGggtttttttaaacttttttgcaCCCTCTAAGCTTTCAGAATGGCTGAAAAGCAGATTGTGGTTGCATCAATATGTAACCGAAACTTCATTCATTGCAATGACATTTActctttagcaaaaaaaaaaaaattcaatagaGAAATTGACTTTTGTCTGTTCTTATTTGATTGTTCTTATTTACAGTAACAATAAAGGCTAGTTTTGTTGTCAACAGTAAAGATGGGTTTAAAAGGGTTCACATTTATGAATGAAATAGTTATGGACACTGGGGAAatcttaaataattataatgggATTAATTATGTAACATTTAATTTAAGGTCATGTATGTGTACCTAGGACTTAAATGTTAGGAGGCCACATGGGCACCGCCTCACTACTTCTCTTTGTCTCAACTAGAATTTGACTTGTTGCTTTTTCTGTTTCAGTTTTCAAACGACTTTGATGAATGaacatacaaaaaatattctttCTTGACCCCGCACTTCATTAATCTCTGcataaaagtgtaagatatcGACAAGATTTTGCTTACACAGGTGCAATGAAAAATGGGCTAGCTACTCAATATCTTCAAAGTACATATCTTTATTAGTTAGGTGACATTCAAagtggaagaagagaagaaggtaaCGAAGTGGGAGATCCATTGTATTGATCGTATCTTGTTCCATGTCATATTGTTCCTTCTGTCTAGGCTTTCTCACTCATAAAcattattaacataatataaattacaTGATTGAGTCATtattaatgcatttttattttgttcttatCCTAACCTTCACAATGATAAATGAAAACAATTATATGTCTTTCGACATTATGGTTTAGTTGGTGTATGAATGTTTATTTGTTATACAAGCATATTATAATACGTGACTTGTGATACGTACGCTTACGAAccacatgtttttatttaatatgattTACTTAACGTATCATGCAGCGTATTGGCCAAACTTTTATATTCagtatttacaaaattaaatatgtaaaaggGCATGGGTTCATTAAGTTGAATAGTTCTGACTGCTGTTTTATTAAGATTCCatactaaaattatttgattatattgCAGATTTGAGTATCTTCAAAATTATAGTAGAACAATAAagaaccaaaaaatatatttttccgtTAATGGGTATACGCAAGAGTTGCATTAAATTTTGATAAACTATACGTAAGCAAACTGTCACAACATGTGTTGCTAAGATAATGTAGTTTGTTCTATTAGGTGTTATCAGCCTCAGTGAGATATGCACAGTTTTGTTTACGTGAATAATATATGAATACACAGATACATTTTCAGTTAGCTTTTGGATATGCACATGATCGATATCTTAGATCAAAGTGATTTTATTTACtaataaatcaaacattttGGACGTACATTAGTTCAGTTTGTCGATTTTTTTAGTTATGAGTTTctattactaaaatatttttatttgatatcaAAAGACTCTGACTACTATTCGTTATGCAGCTCTGATTCAACATTATGATATTTTCAAAGAATGTTATTAGTCTCATTCGTTAtaggtttgaaaatatatatggatcaatcaaatatgtatatcctttaaaaaaaCTAGATTGATTTAATCACAAACCTGGAGTAAATACGAATGTGTGTCTGATATTTTACGAAACGTGAAAGTTTTCACCAGTTAGCATATACAGGCCGCATCCTATAAttggattgtttttttttatcacttgGTCATTGCAAACGTTACGAGGTCTGATTTGtacaatcaaaagaaaaatgttaATTTCTCATATTGTTTGAAATTTTTCGGTTAAATATGTCAAAGATGCGAAATTAACCttttaaaaaatccaaaccGATTTTTGCCCTAGTATAAACTAAAAAGTAGTGTCACATTCGTGTGCGACAAGGCAGAGAGGAGGAAGATAATAAGATGGCTCAGAGAATACTAAGAGATCATGAAGATAATGGATGTGAACGATCCGATTTCCCAATCCTCTGCCAATCTTGCCTCGGTGACAATCCTTACTTGCGAATGGTGAGCCTCCTCTCTTCCATGCATCCCTCAAACACAAATCTTTGATTTTTTATGTTGCTTTATTTTAGGTTCAATATGTCTCTTGAATCTTCTTTTCAAGTGCCATCAACTCTTATTCAGTCTCTTTCTCGTTGATTTTTTCTGTATATATGGAGTTGGTTATAATTAACTTGGGTAGTAACCTAGGTTTAGGGTTATAGTTGCTGATTTTAAAGTGTTATGTATTGTTTTGTATGTAGGCACTAGCGAATTTTGACAAGGAATGCAAGGTATGTACACGGCCTTTCACGGTGTTTAGGTGGCGACCTGGCCGGAGTTCTAGATACAAGAAAACCGAAATCTGTCAGACTTGCTCTAAGCTGAAGAACGTATGCCAAGTCTGTATTCTTGATCTTGAGCATGGTCTTCCAGTTCAAGTCAGAGACACGACACTTAACATTACTAGCGATGACTCTAATGATACTCTTCTGAACTTTCAAAGAAGTGAAccaaactatgaaaataaccaGCCACATGTTTGCAGTTTCAACACCATTGGTAAGTGTACAAGAGGTGCCGGATGCGCATTCAGGCATGAGATGCCCAAGACAGGAGAGTTATCACACCAAAACATAAAAGATCGTTATTATGGGTAAGATACTTTCAAATGATTGTTCCTTTATGTATTAGACTAGTACTTTTGCATTTATGCATGTGAAACAGTTACGTTTGAATTGTTACTCATTGATCTTGTTTTACTATAGAAAAAACGATCCAGTTGCGATGAAACTGCTTCGAAAAGCCGCTGAGATGAGCACTTTGGAACCACCAGAGGATGAAAGCACCAAAACGCTTTACATCGGTCGACTTAACTCTGGAACGATCCTCGAGCATGCCATAACTTGGAAGTACCAAGAAGGCAGTGTGGCTCAGAGTGGTTTACTACCTCCAACAATGCAGCATCTGTACAATATGCACTCAGCACCACCTAACCAGGACAACCCTTTTTACCCATCAATGGACCCGCAGAGAATGGGTGGTTTAAGCACCAGTGAGAACAATGGAGCTTCTTCTTACCTGATGTCTCCACACCAGCCATACACACAACCACCATATTGACATAATGCATTTGATTATAAATGTTccctaaattttattttatgaagaatatcattttaatattttttacacattaaaaagatgatttgaaacacattaatgttattattaattacacatatttaaccaatattatttaagataaaaagtttgtttataaaattaatgcataaacttatataaaaatattattgaaattctaaaatgatatttttgtagtaaaaaaaaataagtcaaACAAATAgagtgtgtttttctttttgtgagtatgtgttttctttttgttaagttaaaacttaaaacaaagCAGAGCAACCATGTCATTTAATTAATTCCACTTTCaacaagtttaatttttttttatttgcagaaaacaaaaaaaacacaacaataACCAAAAATGTGATATTGCTCTATACTAAATCTGTTACAGCTTACAGGACTGTTTTTATCTTACTTGGAAGATAATATACCAGAAACCAAGTTAACATCATCATCACTTTCACCATCAACATCATCATCCTCAGAATCAACATCAGAAACCTGATCCAAGTAGctgtgatgatgatgagagcTCCAATCAGGTGGGAAAGTCTTCTGCAACGTCTCTGTGAGCTCACCACCAGAACCTTCAATCTTACACAAACACTTAGACCAGTGAACCGCAGTTCCCATATCAACAATCAACCCTGCTTCCACCATCTCCTTGCAGATCGACATTACTCCCGAGTAAATGTAACCTTCTGCCATCGAAGCACGAGAGAGAAGCGATGTCATA
Above is a window of Brassica napus cultivar Da-Ae chromosome A10, Da-Ae, whole genome shotgun sequence DNA encoding:
- the LOC111201339 gene encoding zinc finger CCCH domain-containing protein 53, whose amino-acid sequence is MAQRILRDHEDNGCERSDFPILCQSCLGDNPYLRMALANFDKECKVCTRPFTVFRWRPGRSSRYKKTEICQTCSKLKNVCQVCILDLEHGLPVQVRDTTLNITSDDSNDTLLNFQRSEPNYENNQPHVCSFNTIGKCTRGAGCAFRHEMPKTGELSHQNIKDRYYGKNDPVAMKLLRKAAEMSTLEPPEDESTKTLYIGRLNSGTILEHAITWKYQEGSVAQSGLLPPTMQHLYNMHSAPPNQDNPFYPSMDPQRMGGLSTSENNGASSYLMSPHQPYTQPPY
- the LOC106419183 gene encoding transcription repressor OFP13, which translates into the protein MGKKKMMKLSSLFRGVSGGLLAVPLCYNAKTLSFRVGDDMIKTVNSVFFDNNGGGGGDVLEAERPESWFTNSSETASHSTESDQDLDAESLEMVVRGVVRSERLFFDPGVTCSILEKSKSECDSKSKAAAAVISEDRDCSSIYTPPIEDISVPVAMESDDPYGDFRRSMEEMVRSHGELAKDWRSLEAMLAWYLRMNGKRSHGVIVSAFVDLLSGLSDSGAGAGASSVSDSARYSTAVSSLPTSPLCSSSRGQTEIEEEERRSC